The Balneolaceae bacterium DNA segment CGGCCAGCACCATAACGGTGGTTTCGGGCTGCTTGCTAAGCTCCTTCTTGTACTGCTTGAACTTCTCGTCCACGTACTGGGAGATGCGGATCATGGCCTCCACCTCCGAGTCTTCCACCTTGAGGGGATACTGTTTTCCGAGGATGGTAATCTTGATCGACTTCATTCTTCGCCCTCCTCGTCCAGGTGTTGGTCGATTTTGGAGATGAGTCCCAGCACCTGGTGGTGCATGGACATACGTTCGGTCTCGTCTAGGGCGGCAAAGATGTCGGGATCGCGGTGCTCGCGGTTGTCCAGTTCGTCCCGGAGCTCCTGGTTCTCCTCCTCCAGCTCGCCTATACGTTCCCGTAGGCCGGTCACCTCCCCGCGAATCTTCTCCAGCAGGGCGTGGAAGCGTTCCTGGTATGGGTTGTCGTCGGTCAGCAAGCGGCCTCCTAGGATCGCAGTTGGGCTGAAAACCTTGTCTCCAGCTCTTTAAGCACTTTATTGATTATAGGCTCTACGTCTTTGATAGTCAACGTTTTATTTTCGTCGACGAAGTTCAGGCGGAAGGCCAGGCTCTTGTTCTCCTCGCCGATGGATTCCCCTTCAAAGACATCGAAGACCTGAAGGTCGCGCAGCGATTCACCGGCCTCCATGCGAATCACTTCCAGCAGGTCGCCCGCGGCCACGGAGGCATTCACCACTACGGCAAAATCGAACTCGAAGGGAGGGTAGATCGAGACGGGTCGGTAGGCGCTTTCGCCGGGCTTTGCGGCCCGTCGCGCCTCGTGGATGGCCTCCAGGGAGAATTCGGCGGCGAAACAGG contains these protein-coding regions:
- a CDS encoding cell division protein ZapA, which codes for MKSIKITILGKQYPLKVEDSEVEAMIRISQYVDEKFKQYKKELSKQPETTVMVLAALSIAEELFEERRRNRELNQQEDKVLKNVNSALEKFVDEIEAEA